A window of the Lactuca sativa cultivar Salinas chromosome 5, Lsat_Salinas_v11, whole genome shotgun sequence genome harbors these coding sequences:
- the LOC111903509 gene encoding E3 ubiquitin-protein ligase PRT1, which produces MEECNESEQVSDHFICAVCLDILYKPIVLVCGHVTCFWCCHRSMDMRGQSHCPLCRHPYRHFPAICQMLDIFLKKMYPISYDRRKTQTLEDERQGSLGFATDIDSAVTGEELDQPSKSSSEDNLLISPSTEEKKSVDGCSAGNCKQVTVADMLCSECKQLLFRPVALNCGHVYCEACISVPEDKVIKCQVCECKHPSGFPKVSKELDYFLEEHFSSEYAHRKSSMQLHKEQTQNGNSLTSSSAADAEASKFPYPTEENFLQWWTAHGSKFHPGVGCDRCGMCPIIGERYRCKDCKEKSGYDLCGDCHKTGSKLPGRFNQKHTPEHQLELVKPAINRDVIYRLLSGQLAVVSAASRNRSNPPLNQALESASSSLDDNNNNVDDDDDDDGSREGQSHNETPL; this is translated from the exons ATGGAAGAATGCAATGAATCGGAGCAGGTTTCTGATCATTTTATATGCGCCGTTTGCTT AGACATTCTGTACAAACCCATTGTTTTAG TTTGTGGCCATGTCACCTGCTTCTGGTGTTGCCACCGCTCCATGGATATGAGAggtcaatctcattgtccattaTGTAGGCACCCATATCGTCATTTTCCAGCCATCTGTCAGATGCTAGACATCTTTCTCAAGAAGATGTATCCGATTTCTTATGATAGAAGGAAAACACAAACACTTG AGGATGAACGACAAGGCTCATTAGGGTTTGCAACAGATATAGACTCTGCTGTTACTGGTGAAGAATTAGATCAGCCTTCCAAATCCAGTTCTGAAGATAATTTGTTGATAAGTCCTTCTACTGAAGAAAAGAAATCTGTTGATGGATGTTCTGCTGGAAACTGTAAGCAAGTAACAGTTGCTGATATGCTTTGTTCTGAATGCAAGCAGCTGTTATTTCGACCTGTTGCTCTTAATTGTGGTCATG TTTACTGTGAGGCCTGCATCAGTGTCCCAGAGGATAAAGTAATTAAATGTCAAGTTTGTGAATGTAAGCATCCGAGTGGATTTCCAAAAGTCTCCAAGGAGCTTGATTATTTCCTAGAGGAACATTTTTCTTCAGAGTATGCACATAGAAAAAGCAGTATGCAGCTCCACAAAGAGCAAACTCAAAATGGAAATTCATTGACAA GTTCATCAGCAGCCGATGCTGAAGCTTCCAAGTTTCCATATCCAACAGAAGAGAATTTCCTTCAATGGTGGACTGCTCATGGCTCAAAATTTCATCCTGGGGTTGGTTGTGACAGGTGTGGG ATGTGTCCAATAATTGGGGAAAGATATCGATGTAAAGACTGCAAGGAAAAAAGTGGTTATGATCTGTGTGGAGATTGCCACAAAACAGGCTCAAAGCTTCCAGGCAGGTTCAACCAGAAGCATACCCCTGAACACCAGCTTGAGTTAGTTAAACCAGCCATCAACCGAGATGTCATATACAGATTGTTAAGTGGACAGCTGGCAGTTGTTTCTGCTGCTTCTCGGAATCGCTCAAACCCACCTCTTAATCAAGCCTTAGAATCTGCATCTTCTTCTcttgatgataataataataatgttgatgatgatgatgatgatgatgggtcaAGAGAAGGTCAGAGTCACAATGAAACACCTTTATGA
- the LOC111903510 gene encoding uncharacterized protein LOC111903510, which translates to MDILSRSNLIETRNYRVSSFNVFFSCVRVCDFPLPPVLADRSIDSHHQIKPRRAKEMELATKAMEFANRAASNNTVINIFLVGAFGGLAVRSLNQQRQIEALESQRDSLVKSNKSMRQTIWEWKQKLYTEAEADKKPIVPLSKLKSIYGEVPTLPQSAGIGEKKDGKASATKIVI; encoded by the exons ATGGACATTCTTTCCCGATCTAACCTAATCGAAACTCGGAACTACCGAGTTTCAAGTTTCAACGTCTTTTTTTCTTGCGTGCGAGTATGCGACTTCCCTCTCCCTCCTGTTCTTGCTGATCGATCGATCGACTCCCACCATCAAATTAAGCCACGAAGAGCTAA AGAGATGGAATTGGCTACGAAGGCTATGGAATTTGCGAACAGAGCAGCGAGCAACAACACAGTAATCAACATATTCCTTGTGGGTGCGTTCGGAGGATTGGCAGTTAGATCATTGAACCAACAAAGACAGATCGAAGCCCTAGAATCTCAAAGGGATTCGCTTGTGAAATCCAACAAATCAATGCGACAAACCATTTGGGAATGGAAGCAAAAGCTCTATACCGAGGCTGAGGCTGATAAAAAACCGATTGTTCCACTCTCAAAACTCAAGTCGATTTATGGCGAAGTCCCCACACTCCCCCAATCTG CTGGAATTGGCGAGAAGAAAGACGGAAAAGCATCTGCAACTAAAATCGTAATCTGA
- the LOC111903508 gene encoding transcriptional corepressor LEUNIG_HOMOLOG isoform X1, with amino-acid sequence MAQSSWEADKMLDVYIHDYLLKRKLHASAKAFMTEGKVATDPVAIDAPGGFLFEWWSVFWDIFIARTNEKHSEAAVAYIETQQMKAKEHQQQLQMQQMHFLQQRNAQMQRRDPNHPPLGAHVNAMNNDGMMGKPSPSTLGGMKIYEESMKPSHSMDSETSPALLDASRMALLKSATNHQGQLMQGNSANMSASLQQIQGRSQMNTEIKQEVNMGNTQKSLPTDPSSIYGQAILQSKSGMGNTGFNQGVTGLPLKGWPLTGIDQLRPGIGLQVHKPNLQNPNQFYLASQQQQQQQQQQQQQQQVLAHAQAQGNLGASPNYGFSGLSRGNIIMKDGQPTRNEGSIGSPGQMNSPKMKMPQMQQSSSQQQDQLQQHQLQQQQQQNNRKRKQHSSSGPANSSGTGNTAGPSPSSPASTHTPGDGASSLQHVNNVQKSMMMYGGDGTGGLASSTTQLDDLDQFGDVGALDDNVESFLQHDAGDYGTLKQTVTEHKSGSSSSNSKGFSFGEVGCIRTRNKVTCCHFSSDGKLLASAGHDKKAVLWNMDTLKTESTPEEHQYLITDIRFRPNSTQFATASFDKSVRLWDAANPSYCLNAYTGHSGHVMSLDFHPKKNDLFCFCDSMNEIRYWNVSPFQCARVSKQRGVEQVRFQPVTGHLLAAASDKIISIFDVETDRQTHSFQGHSGVLNYLCWDLNGEYLASVSEECVKVWSLASGECIHELTSNENQFHSCVFHPSYSTLLVIGGSRSLELWNMAENKRMIVPAHDNIISALAQSPVTGMVASGSHDNSLKLWK; translated from the exons CTATTGATGCTCCGGGTGGATTTCTCTTTGAATGGTGGTCTGTCTTCTGGGACATTTTTATTGCACGGACTAATGAAAAACATTCTGAGGCAGCTGTAGCTTACATTGAG ACACAGCAAATGAAAGCAAAGGAACACCAGCAACAGCTTCAAATGCAACAAATGCATTTTTTACAACAACGAAATGCTCAAATGCAAAGGAGGGATCCTAATCATCCTCCCCTTGGTGCTCATGTTAATGCCATGAACAATGATGGAATGATGGGTAAGCCATCACCCAGTACACTCGGTGGTATGAAAATCTATGAGGAATCCATGAAGCCTTCTCATTCTATGGATTCAGAAACCTCTCCAGCTCTTCTTGATGCTAGCAGAATGGCCCTTCTCAAATCAGCCACTAATCATCAAGG ACAACTGATGCAAGGAAATTCTGCAAATATGTCTGCAAGTTTGCAGCAGATTCAAGGAAGATCTCAGATGAATACA GAAATTAAACAAGAAGTCAACATGGGTAATACACAGAAATCCTTGCCCACAGATCCTTCATCAATTTATGGGCAAGCCATTTTGCAGTCAAAGTCTGGTATGGGCAATACAG GGTTTAATCAAGGTGTAACTGGTCTTCCATTGAAGGGTTGGCCTCTAACT GGAATTGACCAACTACGCCCTGGTATAGGTCTTCAAGTCCATAAACCCAATTTACAGAACCCAAATCAGTTTTATTTGGcatcacaacaacaacaacaacaacaacagcaacaacaacaacagcagcaGGTATTAGCACATGCCCAGGCACAAGGCAACCTGGGTGCATCACCAAATTATGGATTTTCTGGATTATCAAGAGGCAATATAATCATGAAAGATGGTCAACCCACAAGAAACGAAGGATCTATAGGCTCCCCTGGACAAATGAATTCACCCAAG ATGAAGATGCCTCAAATGCAACAATCGTCTTCACAACAACAGGATCAGTTACAGCAACACCagctgcaacaacaacaacag CAGAACAATAGAAAAAGAAAACAACATTCTTCGTCTGGACCAGCTAACAGTTCAGGTACAGGGAATACAGCAGGCCCTTCACCAAGCTCTCCAGCATCAACTCATACACCTGGTGATGGTGCTAGCAGTCTGCAGCATGTCAACAATGTGCAAAAAAGTATGATGATGTATGGTGGAGATGGCACGGGTGGGCTTGCTTCATCAACAACTCAGCTG GATGACCTAGATCAGTTTGGGGATGTTGGTGCTCTGGATGATAATGTGGAATCTTTTCTACAACATGATGCAGGAGATTATGGTACCCTAAAGCAGACAGTGACAGAGCACAAGAGTGGGTCCTCCTCCTCCAATTCCAAAG GTTTTTCATTTGGGGAAGTTGGATGTATACGGACAAGAAATAAGGTGACATGCTGTCACTTCTCTTCAGATGGGAAGTTGCTAGCTAGTGCTGGACATGACAAAAAG gCGGTTTTGTGGAACATGGATACCTTAAAAACTGAGAGCACCCCTGAAGAACATCAGTACTTAATTACCGATATACGGTTTAGACCAAATTCAACTCAGTTTGCAACTGCTTCCTTTGATAAGTCTGTACGCCTATGGGATGCAGCCAAT CCAAGCTATTGTTTAAATGCATATACGGGGCATTCTGGGCATGTTATGTCCCTAGATTTTCATCCGAAGAAGAACGATCTTTTCTGCTTCTGTGATAGTATGAATGAAATCCGCTATTGGAATGTTAGCCCATTCCAATGTGCTCGTGTCTCTAAG CAAAGAGGCGTTGAACAAGTGCGATTCCAGCCAGTAACTGGACATTTACTGGCAGCAGCATCTGATAAAATAATCTCCATCTTTGATGTGGAAACCGATAGACAAACACATTCTTTTCAG GGACATTCGGGAGTATTGAACTACTTGTGCTGGGATTTGAACGGGGAGTATCTGGCTTCTGTTAGTGAGGAATGTGTGAAAGTGTGGTCGTTAGCTTCTGGGGAGTGCATTCATGAACTCACCTCAAATGAAAACCAATTCCATTCTTGTGTTTTCCATCCAAGTTATTCTACTCTTTTGGTTATTGGTGGAAGTCGT TCGTTGGAGCTGTGGAACATGGCGGAGAACAAGCGGATGATAGTTCCAGCTCATGACAACATAATATCTGCTTTGGCACAGTCACCTGTTACTGGAATGGTTGCCTCTGGGAGTCATGACAACTCTCTTAAGCTGTGGaaataa
- the LOC111903508 gene encoding transcriptional corepressor LEUNIG_HOMOLOG isoform X2, with protein sequence MAQSSWEADKMLDVYIHDYLLKRKLHASAKAFMTEGKVATDPVAIDAPGGFLFEWWSVFWDIFIARTNEKHSEAAVAYIETQQMKAKEHQQQLQMQQMHFLQQRNAQMQRRDPNHPPLGAHVNAMNNDGMMGKPSPSTLGGMKIYEESMKPSHSMDSETSPALLDASRMALLKSATNHQGQLMQGNSANMSASLQQIQGRSQMNTEIKQEVNMGNTQKSLPTDPSSIYGQAILQSKSGMGNTGFNQGVTGLPLKGWPLTGIDQLRPGIGLQVHKPNLQNPNQFYLASQQQQQQQQQQQQQQQVLAHAQAQGNLGASPNYGFSGLSRGNIIMKDGQPTRNEGSIGSPGQMNSPKMKMPQMQQSSSQQQDQLQQHQLQQQQQNNRKRKQHSSSGPANSSGTGNTAGPSPSSPASTHTPGDGASSLQHVNNVQKSMMMYGGDGTGGLASSTTQLDDLDQFGDVGALDDNVESFLQHDAGDYGTLKQTVTEHKSGSSSSNSKGFSFGEVGCIRTRNKVTCCHFSSDGKLLASAGHDKKAVLWNMDTLKTESTPEEHQYLITDIRFRPNSTQFATASFDKSVRLWDAANPSYCLNAYTGHSGHVMSLDFHPKKNDLFCFCDSMNEIRYWNVSPFQCARVSKQRGVEQVRFQPVTGHLLAAASDKIISIFDVETDRQTHSFQGHSGVLNYLCWDLNGEYLASVSEECVKVWSLASGECIHELTSNENQFHSCVFHPSYSTLLVIGGSRSLELWNMAENKRMIVPAHDNIISALAQSPVTGMVASGSHDNSLKLWK encoded by the exons CTATTGATGCTCCGGGTGGATTTCTCTTTGAATGGTGGTCTGTCTTCTGGGACATTTTTATTGCACGGACTAATGAAAAACATTCTGAGGCAGCTGTAGCTTACATTGAG ACACAGCAAATGAAAGCAAAGGAACACCAGCAACAGCTTCAAATGCAACAAATGCATTTTTTACAACAACGAAATGCTCAAATGCAAAGGAGGGATCCTAATCATCCTCCCCTTGGTGCTCATGTTAATGCCATGAACAATGATGGAATGATGGGTAAGCCATCACCCAGTACACTCGGTGGTATGAAAATCTATGAGGAATCCATGAAGCCTTCTCATTCTATGGATTCAGAAACCTCTCCAGCTCTTCTTGATGCTAGCAGAATGGCCCTTCTCAAATCAGCCACTAATCATCAAGG ACAACTGATGCAAGGAAATTCTGCAAATATGTCTGCAAGTTTGCAGCAGATTCAAGGAAGATCTCAGATGAATACA GAAATTAAACAAGAAGTCAACATGGGTAATACACAGAAATCCTTGCCCACAGATCCTTCATCAATTTATGGGCAAGCCATTTTGCAGTCAAAGTCTGGTATGGGCAATACAG GGTTTAATCAAGGTGTAACTGGTCTTCCATTGAAGGGTTGGCCTCTAACT GGAATTGACCAACTACGCCCTGGTATAGGTCTTCAAGTCCATAAACCCAATTTACAGAACCCAAATCAGTTTTATTTGGcatcacaacaacaacaacaacaacaacagcaacaacaacaacagcagcaGGTATTAGCACATGCCCAGGCACAAGGCAACCTGGGTGCATCACCAAATTATGGATTTTCTGGATTATCAAGAGGCAATATAATCATGAAAGATGGTCAACCCACAAGAAACGAAGGATCTATAGGCTCCCCTGGACAAATGAATTCACCCAAG ATGAAGATGCCTCAAATGCAACAATCGTCTTCACAACAACAGGATCAGTTACAGCAACACCagctgcaacaacaacaacag AACAATAGAAAAAGAAAACAACATTCTTCGTCTGGACCAGCTAACAGTTCAGGTACAGGGAATACAGCAGGCCCTTCACCAAGCTCTCCAGCATCAACTCATACACCTGGTGATGGTGCTAGCAGTCTGCAGCATGTCAACAATGTGCAAAAAAGTATGATGATGTATGGTGGAGATGGCACGGGTGGGCTTGCTTCATCAACAACTCAGCTG GATGACCTAGATCAGTTTGGGGATGTTGGTGCTCTGGATGATAATGTGGAATCTTTTCTACAACATGATGCAGGAGATTATGGTACCCTAAAGCAGACAGTGACAGAGCACAAGAGTGGGTCCTCCTCCTCCAATTCCAAAG GTTTTTCATTTGGGGAAGTTGGATGTATACGGACAAGAAATAAGGTGACATGCTGTCACTTCTCTTCAGATGGGAAGTTGCTAGCTAGTGCTGGACATGACAAAAAG gCGGTTTTGTGGAACATGGATACCTTAAAAACTGAGAGCACCCCTGAAGAACATCAGTACTTAATTACCGATATACGGTTTAGACCAAATTCAACTCAGTTTGCAACTGCTTCCTTTGATAAGTCTGTACGCCTATGGGATGCAGCCAAT CCAAGCTATTGTTTAAATGCATATACGGGGCATTCTGGGCATGTTATGTCCCTAGATTTTCATCCGAAGAAGAACGATCTTTTCTGCTTCTGTGATAGTATGAATGAAATCCGCTATTGGAATGTTAGCCCATTCCAATGTGCTCGTGTCTCTAAG CAAAGAGGCGTTGAACAAGTGCGATTCCAGCCAGTAACTGGACATTTACTGGCAGCAGCATCTGATAAAATAATCTCCATCTTTGATGTGGAAACCGATAGACAAACACATTCTTTTCAG GGACATTCGGGAGTATTGAACTACTTGTGCTGGGATTTGAACGGGGAGTATCTGGCTTCTGTTAGTGAGGAATGTGTGAAAGTGTGGTCGTTAGCTTCTGGGGAGTGCATTCATGAACTCACCTCAAATGAAAACCAATTCCATTCTTGTGTTTTCCATCCAAGTTATTCTACTCTTTTGGTTATTGGTGGAAGTCGT TCGTTGGAGCTGTGGAACATGGCGGAGAACAAGCGGATGATAGTTCCAGCTCATGACAACATAATATCTGCTTTGGCACAGTCACCTGTTACTGGAATGGTTGCCTCTGGGAGTCATGACAACTCTCTTAAGCTGTGGaaataa